CGAGCCCGCGAAGAGGAGCTTCTTCCACATGCGAATTCGGGGTTCCGATTCTAAAGGATGCTCCGCGGTTCGTGAAGCCGAAATCGGCGCGCCGGACGGATCACCAATCGTTTTGACTCGCGCCGGAGGGGCTCGTACAATGCGGCCCTCGCATGAAGATCCGCACCGCCCTGCTCAGCGTCTACGACAAGCAGGGAATCGTCGAGTTCGCCCGGCGCCTGGCGGAATCGGGCGTCGACATCCTGTCCACGGGCGGGACCGCCAAAGCCCTCCGCGACGCCGGCATCGCCCTGACCGACGTCTCGGAGTACACGGGCTTCCCCGAAATCATGGACGGCCGGGTCAAGACCCTCCATCCCCGCGTTCACGGCGGCATCCTCTGCGTGCGGGACGACCGCGAACACCTGGCGCAGGCCGAAAAACACAAGATCAAACTCATCGATCTCGTCGCCGTGAATCTCTATCCGTTCCGCGAGGTCACGGCCCGGCCCGACGTGGCCCACGAGGAAGCCATCGAGTACATCGACATCGGCGGCCCCGCCCTGGTCCGCGCCGCCGCCAAGAATCACAAGTACGTCACCGTCGTCACCGACCCGGCCGACTATTCCCGCGTGGCCGAGGAGCTCCGCCGCCGCCAGGGCGCCACCAGCGAGATGCTCCGCCGCGAGCTCGCCGTCAAGGCTTTCGCGCACACGGCGCGCTACGACGCCGCGATCGCGTCCTACCTCGGCGGCCGCGAGGAGTTCCCGGACCTTCTCACCCTGCAATGGGAGAAGGTCGCGGACCTGCGTTACGGAGAGAATCCCCACCAGCGCGCCGCCGTCTACCGGTCCAGCCCCCGCACGGCGCCCTCGGTCGCCTGGGCCGAAGTTCTGGGGGGCAAGGAACTTTCGTACAACAACATCCTGGATCTCGACAGCGCCTACGAACTCGTCCGGGAGCTGCGCCGCCCGGCGTGCGCGATCGTCAAGCATAACAACCCCTGCGGCGCCGCCTGCGGGGCCACCCCGGCGGAGGCTTTTCGCAAGGCGCTCGAGGGCGATCCCGTTTCGGCGTACGGGGGACTTGTGGCCTTCAACGCCGTCGTGGACGTCGCGACCGCCGAACTCGTGGCCACGAAGGATACCTTCTTCGAGGGAATCGTGGCCCCGCAGTACGCCCGCTCCGCCCTCGAGGCCCTGCGGGAGCGCACCAAGTGGGGCAAGAACCTGCGAATCCTCGAGACCGGCCATGAGCCCGCCAAGGCCCCGCCCGGGGCGGTCTGGGTCCGCACCATCCGCGACGGAGCGCTGGTTCAGACTCCCGACGACGCTCTGGCCGGAGAGCTGCGCCCCGCCGTGGGAGAAGTGACCGAGGACCAGAAACGGGATCTCCTTTTCGCCTGGACCGTGTGCAAGCACGTCCGCTCCAACGCGATCGTGCTGGCGCGGGACGAGGCGGTCGTGGGCGTGGGGGCGGGACAGATGAGCCGGCTGGATTCCGCCTGGATCGCGGTGCGCAAGGCCGGCGCCCGCGCGCGCGGCGCCGTCGCGGCCAGCGACGCCTTCTTTCCGTTCCCGGACGCCCTCGAGGCGCTCCTGGACGCCGGCGTCACGGCCGTCATCCAGCCGGGCGGCTCCATCCGGGACGACCAGGTTCTCGAGGCGGCCCGCAAGCGGGGAGTGCCGATGCTGCTCACCGGCATGCGGCACTTTCGACACTAGGGTGCCGGCGCGCCATGAAGATCGGCATCCTGTGCTATCCGACCTCCGGGGGCAGCGGCGTCGTCGCCGCCGAGCTCGGCATGGCCCTGGCCGCGCGCGGCCACGAGATCCACTTCTTCAGCTACCGCCCTCCGTTCCGCCTGCGGCCCGAAGGGGACCGCTTCCGGTGGCACGAAATCACCATTCCGCGCTACCCGCTTTTCGAGTATCCGTCGTACGGCATGGCCGCCGCCTGCAAGGTCGCCGAGGTGCCGCTCGACGTCCTGCACGTCCATTACGCCTATCCCCACGCGGTGAGCGCCTTCCTCGCGAAGGAAATGTCCGGCCGGACGCTCCGGACCGTGACGACGCTTCACGGCACGGACATTCTCCTGGCCGGCCAGGACGCTTCGTTCGCGCGCGCCACCCGGTTCGGACTGGAGCGCTCGGACGCCGTCACCGCGGTTTCCTCCTTCCTGCGCGGGAAAACGCTCGCCTGGTTCGGTCCGGCGCGGCCCATCGAGGTCATCCCCGACTTCGTGGACCTGCGCCGCTTCGTCCCGGCCCGGCGCCGCTCCCGGACGGTCGTCCACGTCTCCAACTTCCGCGCCGTCAAGCGCACGACCGACGCCGTGCGGGCGTTCTACCTGGCCCGGCGGCGCGTGGAGGCGCGGCTCATCCTGGTGGGCAAGGGACCCGAGGAGGCCGAGGTCCGCGCTCTGGCCGAGCGGCTGGGGGTCCTCGCGGACGTCTCCTTCGTGGGCGAGGAGGCGGACGTCGCGCGGCGGCTGCGCGGGGCGGGAGCGCTCCTTTCGACCAGCGAATTCGAGGGCTTCGGGATGGCGGTGCTCGAGGCCATGGCCTGCGGCGTCCCCGTGGTCGCCACGCGCTCCGGCGGCGTCGAGGAAGTGGCGGGGGAGGGGGCCGCCCTCCTGGCGGACGTGGGAGACGTGGAAGCGCTCGGCGAGGCGCTCGCGCGCGTCCTGGCGGAGGCCTCCCTGGCGCGCGACCTCGGCCGCGCCGGCCGGATCCGCGCGGAAACCCTTTTCGACAGGGATCGCATCGTTCCAAGGTACGAGGCGCTCTACGAGCGCGTCTGTGGAGCCGAACATGCCCAGAATCTATCCGTTTAGGGCCGTCCGCTACGACGTTTCGCGGGTCGGCGACCTCTCCAAGGTCACCACGCAGCCGTACGACCGGATCAAGCCGGATCTGCAGGAGGAGTATTATCGCCGGCACGAATTCAACCTCGTCCGCGTCATCCTCCGGCGGGACGAGCCCGGCCGCGACAAGTACGCGGACGCCGCCGCCACCCTCGAGGACTGGCTGCGCCGGGGCGTCCTCGTGCGCGAAGAAAAGCCCGCCCTCTACGTCTACCACCAGATCTACCGGACCGCGCAGGGCGTCAAAACCCGCAAGGGGCTCTCCGCGCTCGTCGAGATCGACGAGCCGGGCAAGGGGAAAATCCTGCCCCACGAGCAGACCCACACGGGGCCCAAAGTGGATCGCCTCAACCTCCTCCGGGCCACCCGCACGCACACGGAACAGGTCTTTTTTCTCTATTCGGATCCCGAAAAAGCCGTCAATCGCATCCTCGACGAGGCGGCGCGCGGGAAACCCGACCTGGAGGCCGTGGACGACCTGGGGGAGACCCATCGCGTCTGGCGCCTGGACGACCCGGCGCGCATCGAGGCGGTCCGGAAGATCCTGGAGCCCAAGGAGTGCATCATCGCCGACGGCCATCATCGCTACGAGACCAGCTGGAACTACAAGCAGGAGATGGCGCGCGCGGGGCGGCGCGGCGAGGGGCCCGAGTCGCCGGACAACGTCTTGGCCACGCTCGTGAACATGGACGACGACCTGACCATCTTCGGCACCCATCGGCTCGTGTACGACGCGCGGTCGTTCGACCCCGCCCGGCTCCTGAGCGAAGCGCGGCGCCACTTCGAGATCCGGGAGTATCCGTTCGCCGGTCCCGCCGAGGAGCCGGGGGCGCGCCGCGAGCTTCTGGAGGATCTTCGGATCGAGGGCGCTTCGCGGCCCTGCTTCGGGGCGGCGCTGCGGGGCGCCGGGGCCCATTACCTCTTCCTCGTCCGGGACGTCCGCGCCGCGGCCGCCCAGGTGCGCCAGCCCCGCAGCGAGGATTGGCGCTCCCTGGATGTCAACCTCCTGCATACCCTGCTTCTGGAGGGGGTTCTGGGCATCGGACCGGCGGAGCTGGCCGCCGAGAAGAACGTGGAATTTCTCCGCAGCGCCGACGAGGCGGTCGAGAAAGTCCTCGCCCCCGGAAAGTATCAGGCGGCTTTCCTCGTCAACCCCGTGCGGATCGACCAGATCCGGCGCATCGTCCGCCACGGGGAGCGTTTTCCTCAGAAGACCACGGATTTCTACCCGAAGCTCCTGACGGGACTGCTTTTGTGCAAGCTGAACGTCTAAGATGATCCCAGGGTCAGCTCCTGACCCGCATTGACCGAGAGACGACCATGCATAAGCGACTGTGGATCCCCGGACCCGTGGAAGTGCATCCCGACGTCCTGCGGGCCTGCTCCGTTCCGATGATCTCGCACCGGGGCAAGGAGTACCAGAAGCTCCACGCCGGCGTGAAGGCGAAGCTGCGCACCCTTCTGGGCACGGAGAAGGGGTACGTTTTCCTCTTCACGTCGAGCTCCACCGGCGCCATGGAGGGCGCCGTGCGCAACTTCAGCGCCCGGCGGATCCTCTCCTGCACCTGCGGAAACTTCAGCGAACGCTGGCATGCGATCGCGCTCGAAAACGGCAAGGAGGCGGACGCCTATTCCGTCGAATGGGGCCAGCCCAACCGGCCGGAGGAGATCGACCGGCGCCTGGCCACGGGCAAGTACGACTGCCTGACCCTCGTGTCCAACGAGACCTCGACGGGGCTCTTCAACCCCCTCGAGGAGATCGCCGCGGTGATGCGCAAGTATCCCGACGTCACCTTCTGCGTGGACGCGGTCAGCTCCCTGGCCGGCGTGCCCCTCAATCCGGAAAAGCTCGGCATCGATTACCTCCTGGCCGGCACGCAGAAGGCGTTCGGCCTGCCTCCCGGCCTGGCCGTCGTCTGGTGCAGCGAACGGGCCATGGCCAAGGCGGAGAAGGTTCCGAACCGCGGGCACTACTTCGACGTCTGGCAGTTCAAGAAGACCGACGAGAAGAACGAGACGCCGGAGACGCCGGTGATTTCGCTCATCCACGCGCTCGACGTGCAGATGGGGCGGATGCTCGCCGAGGGGCTGGAGAACCGCTGGAAGCGGCATCAGGAGATGGCGCGCGTCTGCCGCGAATGGGCCAACGCGCGCTTCAAGATGTTCCCCGCCAAGGGCTACGAGTCCGTGACGCTCTCCTGCGTCGAGAACGTCCGCAAGGACATCACCGTCAAGCAGCTCTACGACAAACTCTACGAACGGGGCCACGTGATCTCGGAGGGCTACGGGAAGCTCAAGGAGCGGACCTTCCGGATCGCTCACATGGCCGACACCACGGTGGAAGAACTCAAGGGGCTGCTCGCCCTCATCGACGAGATTCTGGGCGTGCGGGGATGATCGCGCGTGAGGAGCTGGAGCGGCGCGAGGAGGCGACGCTCGCCCCCTTCGCCGCGCGGAGCGGCCGGTCCCTCGGGCGCCGGCACCCGGAGGCGGAACATCCCTACCGGACCGCCTTCCAGCGCGACCGCGACCGCGTCATCCACTCGGCCGCCTTCCGCCGCCTGGCCTACAAGACCCAGGTGTTCGTCAACCACGAGGGAGACTACTACCGGACGCGGCTGACCCATTCGACCGAAGCCGCCCAGATCTCCCGCACGATCGCCCGCGCCCTGGGCCTCAACGAGGATCTCTGCGAGGTGATCGCCCTGGGCCACGACCTGGGGCACACCCCCTTCGGCCACTCCGGCCAGGAGGCCCTCGACGAGTGCATGAAGGAGCACGGCGGGTTCGAGCACAATCTCCAGAGCCTGCGCGTGGTCGAGCTTCTGGAGCGCCGCTACCCCGATTTTCCGGGGCTCAACCTCACGTTCGAGACGCGCGAGTCGATCGCCAAGCACGGCTGGCCCCAGAAGAAGGCCGTCGCGCCGGAGTACCGCCCCGAATGGGCCCCGCTTCTCGAGGCCCAGCTGGTGGACATCGCCGACTCGATCGCGTACGACGCGCACGACATCGACGACAGCGTCAAGGCCGGCCTTCTGGCGGAGGACGATCTGGCCGGGCTGGAACTGTGGCGGCGGGCCACCCAGGGGTCGTCTCTGGCCGGCGAGATGCGGGTCCGCGCCGGTGTCCGCCGGCTCATCGACATGGAGGTCACCGACCTCGTCCGCACGACGCTCGAGAACGTCCGGCGCCTGGGACTGGACTCCCTTGATGCCGTCCGGGCCGCCCGGGAGCCGGCGGTCCGTTTCTCCCCCGAGATGGACCGGCTCAAGAAGGAGCTCCAGGCGTTTCTCTTCCGGAACGTCTACCGCCACCACCGCGTGG
The window above is part of the Planctomycetota bacterium genome. Proteins encoded here:
- the purH gene encoding bifunctional phosphoribosylaminoimidazolecarboxamide formyltransferase/IMP cyclohydrolase; the encoded protein is MKIRTALLSVYDKQGIVEFARRLAESGVDILSTGGTAKALRDAGIALTDVSEYTGFPEIMDGRVKTLHPRVHGGILCVRDDREHLAQAEKHKIKLIDLVAVNLYPFREVTARPDVAHEEAIEYIDIGGPALVRAAAKNHKYVTVVTDPADYSRVAEELRRRQGATSEMLRRELAVKAFAHTARYDAAIASYLGGREEFPDLLTLQWEKVADLRYGENPHQRAAVYRSSPRTAPSVAWAEVLGGKELSYNNILDLDSAYELVRELRRPACAIVKHNNPCGAACGATPAEAFRKALEGDPVSAYGGLVAFNAVVDVATAELVATKDTFFEGIVAPQYARSALEALRERTKWGKNLRILETGHEPAKAPPGAVWVRTIRDGALVQTPDDALAGELRPAVGEVTEDQKRDLLFAWTVCKHVRSNAIVLARDEAVVGVGAGQMSRLDSAWIAVRKAGARARGAVAASDAFFPFPDALEALLDAGVTAVIQPGGSIRDDQVLEAARKRGVPMLLTGMRHFRH
- the bshA gene encoding N-acetyl-alpha-D-glucosaminyl L-malate synthase BshA, yielding MKIGILCYPTSGGSGVVAAELGMALAARGHEIHFFSYRPPFRLRPEGDRFRWHEITIPRYPLFEYPSYGMAAACKVAEVPLDVLHVHYAYPHAVSAFLAKEMSGRTLRTVTTLHGTDILLAGQDASFARATRFGLERSDAVTAVSSFLRGKTLAWFGPARPIEVIPDFVDLRRFVPARRRSRTVVHVSNFRAVKRTTDAVRAFYLARRRVEARLILVGKGPEEAEVRALAERLGVLADVSFVGEEADVARRLRGAGALLSTSEFEGFGMAVLEAMACGVPVVATRSGGVEEVAGEGAALLADVGDVEALGEALARVLAEASLARDLGRAGRIRAETLFDRDRIVPRYEALYERVCGAEHAQNLSV
- a CDS encoding DUF1015 domain-containing protein; amino-acid sequence: MPRIYPFRAVRYDVSRVGDLSKVTTQPYDRIKPDLQEEYYRRHEFNLVRVILRRDEPGRDKYADAAATLEDWLRRGVLVREEKPALYVYHQIYRTAQGVKTRKGLSALVEIDEPGKGKILPHEQTHTGPKVDRLNLLRATRTHTEQVFFLYSDPEKAVNRILDEAARGKPDLEAVDDLGETHRVWRLDDPARIEAVRKILEPKECIIADGHHRYETSWNYKQEMARAGRRGEGPESPDNVLATLVNMDDDLTIFGTHRLVYDARSFDPARLLSEARRHFEIREYPFAGPAEEPGARRELLEDLRIEGASRPCFGAALRGAGAHYLFLVRDVRAAAAQVRQPRSEDWRSLDVNLLHTLLLEGVLGIGPAELAAEKNVEFLRSADEAVEKVLAPGKYQAAFLVNPVRIDQIRRIVRHGERFPQKTTDFYPKLLTGLLLCKLNV
- a CDS encoding alanine--glyoxylate aminotransferase family protein, with product MHKRLWIPGPVEVHPDVLRACSVPMISHRGKEYQKLHAGVKAKLRTLLGTEKGYVFLFTSSSTGAMEGAVRNFSARRILSCTCGNFSERWHAIALENGKEADAYSVEWGQPNRPEEIDRRLATGKYDCLTLVSNETSTGLFNPLEEIAAVMRKYPDVTFCVDAVSSLAGVPLNPEKLGIDYLLAGTQKAFGLPPGLAVVWCSERAMAKAEKVPNRGHYFDVWQFKKTDEKNETPETPVISLIHALDVQMGRMLAEGLENRWKRHQEMARVCREWANARFKMFPAKGYESVTLSCVENVRKDITVKQLYDKLYERGHVISEGYGKLKERTFRIAHMADTTVEELKGLLALIDEILGVRG
- a CDS encoding deoxyguanosinetriphosphate triphosphohydrolase; translated protein: MIAREELERREEATLAPFAARSGRSLGRRHPEAEHPYRTAFQRDRDRVIHSAAFRRLAYKTQVFVNHEGDYYRTRLTHSTEAAQISRTIARALGLNEDLCEVIALGHDLGHTPFGHSGQEALDECMKEHGGFEHNLQSLRVVELLERRYPDFPGLNLTFETRESIAKHGWPQKKAVAPEYRPEWAPLLEAQLVDIADSIAYDAHDIDDSVKAGLLAEDDLAGLELWRRATQGSSLAGEMRVRAGVRRLIDMEVTDLVRTTLENVRRLGLDSLDAVRAAREPAVRFSPEMDRLKKELQAFLFRNVYRHHRVVIMAEKARRFVTELFRAYTANSATLPPRFQEWARAVGVPRAVADYIAGMTDRYCQDEYRKLFHPFENIL